The Vibrio rhizosphaerae genome contains the following window.
TGGCCTTCTTCAATGAAACTCTCGGCCATCACGCCGGCAATTTGATCACTTCCCCGGCGAATTTGCTGACAAATATCTTCAGCCACACTTAATTGAAGTTTATGCTGTTTTTGGCAGTTCGCATGGCTGAAATCGATGACCACCCGGGGAGACAGATGGTGTGATTCTAATTGAGCGCAAGCCTGTTGAACAGACTTACTGTCAAAGTTCGGCCCGTTTTCACCGCCACGAAGAATGACATGTCCATCCGGATTGCCACTGGTGCGATAAACCGTCATGCGACCTTGTCGATCCGGGGAGTAGAAATAATGAGATGCCTGAGCGGCTCTGATCGCATCAACTGCTACTTTTACGTTACCGTTGGTGGCATTTTTGAAACCGACAGGACAGGAGAGTGCCGAAGCCATTTCCCGGTGAATTTGAGATTCGGTGGTTCTCGCACCGATGGCTCCCCAAGAGATGAGATCGGCAATATACTGACCGGTAATCATATCCAAAAATTCAGTCGCGGTCGGTAATCCAAGTTGATTGATTGCCAGTAAAACCTCCCGGGCTTTACTCAATCCTTCTTCGAGTGCATAACGGCCATCCAGATACGGATCGGTGATTAATCCTTTCCAGCCGACGACGGTTCTCGGTTTTTCAAAATAGGTCCGCATGACGATCAACAGATTATCAGCATACCGCTCGCGAAGGACGTTTAAGCGTTTTGCGTAATCCAGTGCCGCTTCCGGATCATGAATTGAGCATGGTCCGGTAATGACTAACAGTCGATGATCTCTGCCGTGTAAGATGGCTTCAATTGCTTGACGACTTTGTGAGATATGCTGGCCAACGGCAGCACTCACAGGAGACTGGGTTCGCAACTGCTCGGGGGTAGGCATATGCCCTAAAGGTTCTGTTCTTAATTCATCGGTTTTCATGGTTTGATTCTATTCCAGTTCGTTAGATGTAAGCTCAATCGGTTCAATCGCGACTATCTTGCTACGGTTGAGTACCACCTTCCAGCGATAGTAAATTGGCTCATCAACATGATTATCCTGTTTGATAATGAGATTAAACAGGTGGCGCTTTTCAAC
Protein-coding sequences here:
- a CDS encoding 3-deoxy-7-phosphoheptulonate synthase, which gives rise to MKTDELRTEPLGHMPTPEQLRTQSPVSAAVGQHISQSRQAIEAILHGRDHRLLVITGPCSIHDPEAALDYAKRLNVLRERYADNLLIVMRTYFEKPRTVVGWKGLITDPYLDGRYALEEGLSKAREVLLAINQLGLPTATEFLDMITGQYIADLISWGAIGARTTESQIHREMASALSCPVGFKNATNGNVKVAVDAIRAAQASHYFYSPDRQGRMTVYRTSGNPDGHVILRGGENGPNFDSKSVQQACAQLESHHLSPRVVIDFSHANCQKQHKLQLSVAEDICQQIRRGSDQIAGVMAESFIEEGHQPIASPDQLKYGMSITDPCLSWSDTELMLSQLNAAIHDRNNDKR